In Methanothermococcus thermolithotrophicus DSM 2095, one DNA window encodes the following:
- a CDS encoding KamA family radical SAM protein translates to MSKNHDLEFTLNELWNANREFYEILKTSDSIDSARKRIYEYLASLENKIYFEEIDLHPLEIINMKSCIKVFKNIMAPKNEKLSKFSALETLWNLANGNIDELETNISIGFLEEFKHLLKGIIGNSGIYNSKEVPEFLKLKGREAAIERSKELDRIYEYANRFMKKYPSGLLEEVKSKREENKRRILDYFGGNEEDWENWKWHLKNIVKDRQTLENLIELTEEEKRAIELAVENSIPFGITPYYISLMDKDPSRKYDHAVRAQVIPPLDYVEKVIEGRENNKNMDFMGENDTSPISLVTRRYPMIAILKPYNTCAQICVYCQRNWQIKNVLAEDAIAPKSAIENAVEWFKNHESMKEVLITGGDPVVLNDDFLDKLLSEFSGINHIERIRIGTRMPVVLPQRITDDFADMLENHHEPGKREVAISTHVEHVYEVTDDLKDAVQKIRKRGICVYNQQVFTVENSRKFETSALRVALRLIGVVPYYTFNTKGKEETAKYRVPIARLMQENKEESRLLPGYNRTDSPVFNVPKLGKNNLISWQDHELISILPDGSRVYEFHPWEKNMTLTNTYIYKDVPIYDYLMELKRRGEDINEYNTIWYYF, encoded by the coding sequence ATGAGTAAAAATCATGACTTGGAATTTACATTGAATGAACTGTGGAATGCAAATAGAGAATTTTATGAAATTTTGAAGACAAGCGATAGCATAGACTCTGCAAGAAAAAGAATTTATGAATATTTGGCCAGTTTAGAAAATAAAATTTATTTTGAAGAAATAGATCTTCATCCATTAGAGATAATTAACATGAAATCATGTATAAAAGTCTTTAAAAATATCATGGCCCCAAAAAACGAAAAATTAAGCAAATTCAGTGCTTTAGAAACACTGTGGAATCTTGCAAATGGAAACATAGACGAACTAGAAACAAATATTAGCATTGGATTTCTGGAGGAATTTAAACACTTGTTAAAAGGCATAATTGGCAATTCAGGAATATATAACAGTAAAGAAGTTCCAGAATTTTTAAAACTAAAAGGCAGGGAAGCTGCAATAGAAAGGTCAAAAGAGCTTGATAGAATTTATGAATACGCCAATAGATTCATGAAAAAATATCCTTCAGGATTGTTAGAAGAGGTTAAATCAAAAAGAGAAGAAAATAAAAGAAGAATTTTGGATTATTTTGGAGGGAATGAGGAAGACTGGGAAAACTGGAAATGGCACCTTAAAAATATCGTAAAAGATAGACAAACTTTGGAAAATCTTATTGAACTTACTGAAGAAGAAAAAAGAGCCATAGAGTTAGCTGTAGAAAATTCAATCCCATTTGGAATTACCCCATACTACATTTCTTTGATGGACAAAGATCCTAGTAGAAAATATGATCACGCAGTTAGAGCTCAGGTAATCCCTCCGTTAGACTACGTTGAAAAAGTAATTGAAGGTAGGGAAAATAATAAGAATATGGATTTCATGGGTGAAAACGATACTTCGCCAATTAGTCTTGTTACAAGAAGATATCCTATGATAGCAATATTGAAACCATATAACACCTGTGCCCAAATTTGTGTTTACTGTCAGAGAAACTGGCAAATAAAAAATGTACTTGCAGAAGATGCCATTGCTCCGAAAAGTGCAATTGAAAATGCAGTTGAATGGTTTAAAAATCATGAATCAATGAAAGAAGTATTAATAACTGGAGGAGATCCTGTCGTTTTAAATGATGATTTTTTAGATAAGCTTTTATCAGAATTTTCAGGAATTAATCATATTGAAAGGATTAGAATAGGTACAAGGATGCCCGTGGTATTACCTCAAAGAATCACAGATGATTTTGCAGACATGCTTGAAAATCATCATGAGCCTGGAAAAAGAGAAGTTGCAATATCAACACATGTAGAACATGTTTACGAGGTTACAGACGACCTTAAAGACGCCGTTCAAAAAATTAGAAAAAGAGGAATTTGTGTTTATAATCAGCAAGTATTTACTGTCGAAAATAGTAGAAAATTTGAAACTTCTGCATTAAGAGTGGCCCTAAGATTAATTGGTGTGGTACCATACTATACATTCAATACAAAAGGGAAAGAAGAAACTGCAAAATATAGAGTTCCTATTGCAAGATTAATGCAAGAAAATAAAGAGGAATCAAGGCTATTGCCAGGATACAATAGAACCGATAGTCCAGTATTTAATGTTCCAAAGTTAGGTAAGAACAACCTCATATCCTGGCAGGATCATGAATTAATATCGATACTACCTGATGGAAGTAGGGTTTATGAATTCCATCCATGGGAGAAAAATATGACCCTTACAAACACTTACATCTATAAAGACGTCCCTATCTATGATTATCTCATGGAATTAAAAAGGAGAGGCGAAGATATAAATGAATACAATACCATCTGGTATTATTTCTAA
- a CDS encoding tRNA (guanine(37)-N1)-methyltransferase Trm5b, whose product MVVCVKVPVENGEKTRKVLLENNILDKSYRIKKEGNYLYIPLNSAGLKLRKSEIFESSRLRKPSVFESSWDSGIDDLGLEIVELNEDELEKVERKKSESFKDYLLKNFEKEIEEGIIAHSYDVVGDIAILQISDEMDLETRKEIGKAALKLIPSVKTVFRRKSEILGDFRVRELEHLAGEYKTLTLYKENGYRLWVDVEKVYFSPRLGWERKRIMDKVNYDDIVVDMFCGVGPYSIACKNAKKIYSIDINPDAIELLKKNIELNHLENKIVPILEDVRKVDVKGNRVIMNLPKYAHEFVDKALDIVEENGVIHYYTIGKDFEDAEKLFGSKCEFEILEKRIVKSYSPREYVLAIDFKILKK is encoded by the coding sequence TTGGTAGTCTGTGTTAAGGTACCTGTTGAAAATGGGGAAAAAACTAGGAAAGTTCTTCTGGAAAATAACATACTTGATAAAAGCTACAGAATAAAAAAGGAAGGGAATTATTTGTATATACCCCTAAATTCAGCAGGTTTAAAATTACGAAAATCAGAGATTTTCGAATCCAGTAGGTTACGAAAACCTTCGGTTTTCGAATCCAGTTGGGATTCTGGAATAGACGATTTAGGACTTGAGATAGTTGAATTAAATGAAGATGAGCTAGAAAAAGTTGAAAGAAAAAAATCAGAGAGTTTTAAGGATTACCTGTTAAAAAATTTCGAAAAAGAAATTGAAGAAGGGATTATTGCCCATTCCTATGATGTAGTTGGAGATATTGCAATCCTCCAAATATCTGATGAAATGGATTTAGAAACACGAAAAGAAATTGGAAAAGCTGCCCTAAAACTAATACCTTCGGTAAAAACTGTTTTTAGGAGAAAAAGTGAGATACTAGGAGATTTTAGAGTTAGAGAATTGGAACATTTAGCTGGAGAATATAAAACATTGACATTGTACAAAGAAAACGGATATAGACTTTGGGTGGATGTTGAAAAGGTTTATTTCTCCCCAAGACTTGGATGGGAAAGAAAAAGGATTATGGATAAGGTAAATTATGACGATATAGTTGTGGATATGTTCTGCGGTGTTGGACCATACTCCATAGCCTGTAAAAATGCAAAAAAGATATATTCAATCGATATAAATCCTGATGCAATAGAGCTCCTGAAGAAGAACATCGAATTAAACCATCTTGAAAACAAAATTGTCCCAATATTGGAAGATGTTAGAAAAGTTGATGTCAAAGGAAACAGAGTTATAATGAATTTACCTAAGTATGCCCATGAATTTGTTGATAAGGCATTGGATATTGTGGAAGAAAATGGAGTAATCCACTACTACACCATCGGAAAAGACTTTGAAGATGCAGAAAAACTATTTGGTTCAAAATGTGAATTTGAAATTCTGGAAAAGAGAATTGTAAAATCTTATTCGCCTAGGGAATATGTTCTTGCCATAGATTTTAAAATATTAAAAAAATAA
- a CDS encoding replication factor C large subunit — protein MEWVEKYRPKSLDEVAGHSKIKEELKKWVEEYLSGETQKPALLVGPPGCGKTTLAHALANEYGFDVIELNASDKRNSNVMKQVVGTAAMSKSLSGGRVLIILDEVDGISGNEDRGGVSEIVKIIKNSKNPIILTANDIYKPTLMSLRNVCKVIKINPVHTNSIVPVLRRIALKEGFSVDDKILKIIAKHAGGDLRAAINDLESLALGNKLDIEEVKDLPDRNSERSIFDAIRIILKTTHYDIAVSSLNDVKEDLNTIEEWISENLPREYKKQKDLVEGFDYLSKADLYLGRVYKRQYFGLWRFASALMTAGVALSKEEKYRGFINYSRPTIFTKLSKTKSQRERMKKILSKIGIKTHSSTKRAREDLIFLKAIFENNTELGAELVKFYGFTKDEVEVITDKKTTKKIFEVINRTLKDEKKEKEKSKSKRKTEAPITEKPEALELKKESKEKTPVDKDGKNNKDKKKTDKKEEKAKQVTLDAFF, from the coding sequence ATGGAATGGGTTGAAAAATATCGACCAAAATCTTTAGATGAAGTAGCAGGACATTCAAAAATAAAAGAGGAATTGAAAAAATGGGTAGAAGAATATTTATCTGGAGAAACACAGAAGCCCGCACTTCTTGTAGGCCCTCCAGGTTGTGGTAAAACTACGCTAGCCCATGCTTTAGCTAATGAATACGGATTTGATGTGATTGAATTAAATGCAAGCGATAAAAGAAACAGCAACGTCATGAAACAGGTTGTAGGAACTGCTGCAATGTCAAAATCCCTATCTGGAGGAAGAGTTTTAATTATACTTGATGAAGTAGATGGCATTTCTGGAAACGAGGATAGGGGAGGAGTAAGTGAGATAGTAAAGATAATAAAGAATTCAAAAAATCCTATAATCTTAACTGCAAATGATATATACAAACCAACCTTGATGTCTTTAAGAAACGTATGTAAGGTAATAAAAATAAATCCTGTTCATACAAACTCGATAGTTCCCGTATTGAGAAGAATAGCATTAAAAGAAGGTTTCAGTGTCGATGACAAGATATTAAAAATTATTGCCAAACATGCTGGCGGTGATTTAAGAGCTGCGATAAATGACTTAGAGTCGTTAGCACTAGGAAATAAATTAGATATTGAAGAAGTTAAGGATCTCCCTGACAGAAACAGTGAAAGGAGTATTTTTGATGCAATCAGGATAATACTTAAAACAACCCATTATGATATTGCAGTGTCGTCATTAAACGATGTTAAAGAAGATTTGAATACTATTGAAGAATGGATTTCAGAGAATTTACCAAGGGAGTATAAAAAACAGAAGGATTTAGTAGAAGGATTTGACTACCTTTCAAAGGCAGATCTATATTTAGGCAGAGTTTATAAAAGACAGTATTTTGGGCTTTGGAGGTTTGCTTCAGCTCTCATGACTGCAGGTGTGGCACTATCAAAGGAGGAAAAGTATAGGGGATTTATAAATTATTCCCGTCCAACGATATTTACAAAACTATCCAAAACAAAGTCTCAAAGAGAACGGATGAAAAAAATTCTAAGTAAAATAGGAATAAAAACCCATTCATCAACTAAAAGAGCTAGAGAGGATTTGATATTCTTAAAAGCCATATTTGAAAACAACACTGAGCTCGGAGCTGAGCTCGTGAAGTTCTACGGATTTACAAAAGATGAGGTAGAAGTCATAACCGATAAAAAAACAACAAAGAAGATATTTGAAGTGATAAATAGGACCCTAAAAGACGAGAAAAAAGAAAAAGAAAAAAGTAAAAGTAAACGTAAAACAGAAGCACCAATTACAGAGAAACCAGAAGCTCTAGAATTGAAAAAAGAGAGCAAAGAAAAAACTCCGGTAGATAAAGATGGTAAAAATAATAAAGATAAAAAGAAAACAGATAAAAAAGAAGAGAAAGCTAAACAGGTAACTTTGGATGCTTTCTTTTAA
- a CDS encoding DUF447 domain-containing protein, translating to MKFEIVVTSGKGNRAPIGAFMSDNKITLHLYEGSHTYQNLKEDDFYILNICEPYLVAESVLDDNGNYEYLEYDDNNNNDNGNNNDNKNVSKRFCYLKDSYKIILVRINNRKFIETKNEYGSSKMMIVDGTPVFEKVLKHDNELKPYNRADGLIVEMAVLYSRLNLVSDDTREEMKKEMEKYLRNIKKVGSKKHIELGKRFMDIMVVLRM from the coding sequence ATGAAGTTTGAAATTGTAGTAACATCAGGTAAAGGAAATAGGGCACCAATTGGGGCTTTTATGAGTGACAATAAAATAACTTTACATCTCTATGAAGGGTCCCACACTTATCAAAACTTAAAAGAAGATGATTTTTATATTTTAAATATCTGCGAGCCTTATTTGGTGGCAGAATCTGTTTTAGATGATAACGGAAACTATGAATACTTGGAATATGACGATAATAACAATAATGACAATGGTAATAACAATGATAATAAGAACGTTAGTAAAAGATTTTGTTACCTTAAGGACTCGTATAAAATAATCTTGGTGAGGATAAACAATAGGAAATTCATTGAAACAAAAAATGAATACGGTTCTTCAAAAATGATGATCGTAGATGGCACCCCTGTATTTGAAAAGGTATTAAAACATGATAATGAATTAAAACCTTACAATAGGGCAGATGGACTTATTGTGGAGATGGCTGTTTTATATTCAAGGCTCAATCTTGTATCGGATGATACTAGGGAAGAAATGAAGAAAGAAATGGAAAAATACCTAAGGAACATTAAAAAGGTAGGATCTAAAAAGCATATTGAATTAGGAAAGAGATTTATGGATATTATGGTCGTTCTGCGAATGTAG
- a CDS encoding shikimate kinase, producing the protein MKCSAVSMGSGTIINAIATGKGSAFGINLKVKATVELFDDEKNEIIGEIADRPNVRANLIERCVKNVLDHFDLKYSAKVVTETEIPIKSGLSSSSATSNATVLATIGALGEKIDDNLVLDLAIKSSFDEGLTITGAYDDATASYYGGITITDNMERKILKKDRFKDDLDVLVLIPDLKKNVNVERMKLLKDYVEVAFKECLNGNYYNALFLNGILYASALNFPTDISIEAIENGAVTCGLSGTGPSYIALSYKENTDGVKKVLEKYGDVIVTQLNNSGAKILEQF; encoded by the coding sequence ATGAAATGTTCTGCAGTTTCAATGGGTTCTGGTACAATAATTAATGCAATAGCTACTGGAAAAGGCTCTGCATTTGGTATTAACTTAAAAGTTAAGGCCACAGTAGAGCTCTTTGATGATGAAAAAAATGAAATTATAGGAGAGATAGCCGATCGTCCAAATGTGAGGGCAAACTTAATAGAACGATGTGTGAAGAATGTTTTAGACCATTTTGATTTAAAATATTCTGCAAAGGTTGTTACAGAAACCGAAATCCCAATAAAATCCGGCCTAAGTAGTAGTAGTGCCACATCAAATGCAACTGTTCTGGCCACAATTGGAGCATTGGGCGAAAAGATAGATGATAATTTAGTACTTGATTTAGCAATAAAATCATCATTTGATGAAGGGTTAACGATTACTGGAGCATACGATGATGCAACGGCTTCATACTATGGTGGTATAACAATAACCGATAATATGGAAAGAAAAATATTAAAAAAAGATAGATTTAAAGACGATTTAGATGTTTTAGTCCTGATCCCTGACCTAAAGAAAAATGTAAACGTGGAGAGGATGAAACTTCTGAAAGACTATGTTGAAGTTGCGTTTAAAGAATGTTTAAATGGAAATTATTATAATGCACTATTTTTAAATGGGATACTTTATGCATCAGCTTTAAATTTCCCAACAGATATATCAATAGAAGCCATAGAAAATGGTGCAGTTACCTGCGGGTTATCGGGAACTGGTCCATCGTATATAGCTCTAAGTTACAAAGAAAATACCGATGGTGTTAAAAAAGTCCTTGAAAAATACGGAGATGTTATTGTAACACAGTTAAACAATTCTGGAGCAAAAATATTGGAGCAGTTCTAA
- the cobI gene encoding precorrin-2 C(20)-methyltransferase — protein sequence MVNKVYGIGVGPGDKELLTLKAVKILEKVNTIFVPISKKDKSSFAYEIIKELILCEDKKIVELLFPMSKDREFLKKYWEEASEAIMNEEGEVAVITIGDPTLYSTFSYVWSILKENNIETEIVNGISSPFAGAGRLNIPLVEGDEKIAILPQGRDLEKYLDEFDTLVVMKTNDLEDKLKSLKDKECDYLIGVVNRVTCENEKFMLGKINEIDFSQFKDYLSLAIIKKLK from the coding sequence ATGGTAAATAAGGTCTATGGTATTGGCGTTGGTCCAGGCGATAAGGAATTATTAACTTTAAAAGCCGTTAAAATACTTGAAAAAGTAAATACAATATTTGTACCGATATCTAAAAAAGATAAAAGTTCTTTTGCCTACGAAATAATAAAGGAGCTCATACTCTGTGAAGATAAAAAAATAGTTGAACTACTTTTTCCGATGAGTAAAGACCGAGAATTTCTAAAAAAATACTGGGAAGAAGCTTCTGAAGCTATAATGAATGAAGAAGGAGAGGTAGCAGTTATTACAATTGGTGACCCTACACTTTATAGTACCTTTTCCTATGTCTGGAGTATTTTAAAGGAAAACAATATAGAAACAGAAATTGTAAATGGAATATCCTCCCCATTTGCAGGTGCAGGAAGGTTAAACATTCCATTAGTTGAGGGGGATGAAAAAATAGCCATACTACCGCAGGGTAGGGACTTAGAAAAATACTTGGATGAGTTCGATACCCTTGTGGTAATGAAAACTAACGATTTAGAAGATAAACTAAAGAGTTTAAAGGATAAAGAATGCGACTATCTCATAGGAGTAGTTAATAGAGTTACCTGCGAGAATGAAAAATTTATGCTGGGGAAAATAAATGAAATTGATTTTAGCCAATTTAAGGATTACCTGTCATTGGCAATAATAAAAAAATTAAAATAA
- the ilvD gene encoding dihydroxy-acid dehydratase gives MISDNLKKGVNRSPNRSLLKACGYTDEEIERPFIGVVNSFTEVVPGHVHLNTISEAVKKGVYANGGTAFEFNTMAICDGIAMGHEGMRYSLPSREIIADTVESMAKAHGFDGLVLIPSCDKIVPGMIMGALRLNIPFIVVTGGPMLPGERQGECYDLISVFEGVGEYQVGKITEEELREIEDCACPGAGSCAGLFTANSMACLTEALGLSLPMCATTPAVDAGKVRIAKKSGMKIVDLVKENIKPTDILTKESFENAILVDLALGGSTNTTLHIPAIANEIENKFITLDDFDRLSDEVPHIASLRPGGEHFMIDLHNAGGIPAVLKVLKDKIRDAKTVSGKTTKEIIESVKYINHDIIRTVDKPVHETAGLRILKGNLAPNGSVVKIGAVNPKMYKHEGPARVFNSEEDAIKAILGGEIKEGDVVIIRYEGPAGGPGMREMLSPTSAICGMGLDDSVALITDGRFSGGSRGPCIGHVSPEAMAGGPIAIVEDGDIISIDMIGKKLDVKLSDEEIKERLSKWKKPEPKVKKGYIARYSRLVTSADEGAVLK, from the coding sequence ATGATAAGTGATAATCTAAAAAAAGGAGTAAACAGATCGCCAAATAGAAGTTTATTAAAAGCTTGCGGATATACTGACGAAGAAATAGAAAGGCCGTTTATAGGTGTTGTAAACAGCTTTACAGAAGTAGTTCCCGGACATGTACATTTAAATACAATTTCCGAAGCCGTTAAAAAAGGAGTCTATGCCAACGGTGGAACCGCCTTTGAATTTAACACAATGGCAATATGTGACGGTATAGCAATGGGGCATGAGGGAATGAGATACTCCCTTCCATCAAGAGAAATTATAGCCGATACCGTTGAAAGTATGGCTAAGGCCCATGGATTTGATGGTTTAGTTTTAATACCTTCATGTGATAAGATAGTCCCTGGAATGATAATGGGAGCTCTGAGGTTAAACATTCCATTCATAGTTGTAACTGGGGGACCAATGTTACCTGGAGAGAGACAGGGAGAATGTTACGACCTTATAAGTGTATTTGAAGGAGTTGGAGAATACCAAGTTGGAAAGATAACTGAAGAAGAACTTAGAGAAATAGAAGACTGTGCTTGTCCAGGTGCAGGGAGCTGCGCAGGTTTATTCACTGCAAACAGTATGGCATGTTTAACCGAAGCTCTCGGACTTTCACTTCCAATGTGTGCAACAACTCCAGCAGTAGATGCAGGAAAGGTAAGGATTGCAAAAAAGAGCGGGATGAAGATAGTTGATTTAGTAAAAGAAAATATCAAACCAACAGACATTTTAACAAAAGAGTCATTTGAAAATGCCATATTAGTTGATTTAGCATTGGGAGGTTCAACAAACACAACATTACACATACCAGCTATTGCAAATGAGATAGAGAACAAATTTATAACGTTGGATGATTTTGACAGGTTAAGTGACGAAGTGCCACATATAGCATCGCTTAGACCTGGTGGAGAACACTTTATGATAGATCTACACAATGCTGGAGGAATTCCCGCAGTATTGAAGGTTTTAAAGGATAAAATCAGAGATGCAAAAACTGTAAGCGGAAAAACAACAAAGGAAATAATTGAAAGTGTAAAATACATCAACCACGATATTATAAGAACTGTCGATAAACCAGTTCATGAGACAGCGGGCCTAAGAATTTTAAAAGGAAATCTTGCACCAAATGGAAGTGTTGTTAAAATAGGTGCAGTAAATCCAAAGATGTACAAACATGAAGGTCCTGCAAGAGTGTTTAACTCTGAAGAAGATGCCATAAAGGCAATACTTGGTGGAGAAATTAAAGAAGGAGACGTTGTTATAATAAGATACGAAGGGCCTGCAGGAGGTCCAGGAATGAGAGAAATGTTGTCCCCAACTTCTGCAATATGTGGTATGGGATTAGATGACAGTGTAGCCCTTATTACCGATGGTAGATTCAGTGGTGGAAGTAGAGGTCCTTGTATAGGTCACGTTTCTCCAGAGGCTATGGCTGGAGGACCCATTGCAATAGTCGAAGATGGAGATATAATATCCATCGACATGATAGGTAAAAAATTAGATGTAAAATTGAGTGATGAAGAAATAAAAGAAAGACTTTCAAAATGGAAAAAACCAGAACCTAAGGTTAAAAAAGGATACATAGCAAGATATTCAAGATTAGTTACTTCTGCTGACGAAGGAGCAGTTTTAAAATAA
- the fbp gene encoding fructose-1,6-bisphosphate aldolase/phosphatase, producing the protein MEEKITVSVIKADVGGLCGHTVAPDELLDTCEYVLENAVDELLIDYYVTRCGDDIDLIMTHNLGTDNDKIHGLAWNAFEEATEVAKELKLYGAGQDLLAECFSGNVKGMGPGCAEMEFVERPSEPIIVFCCDKTDPTAFSLPLYKMFADPFSTAGLVYDSSMTGGFRFDVLDMYENKQISLNTPEDQYSLLALIGNLEKYAIKRVFRRKDNEIAAVVSSDKLNKIAGEYVGKDDPVAVVRAQSGFPAVGELLEAFANPHFVPGWMRGCHWGPLMPVGEDDALPSRFDGPPRVMALGFQLSKGRLVGPNDLFADKGFDNARQKALDMADMIRSMGPFQPNRLPESMMEYSSVPKIMEKLKDKFVSLDEPKKLDCVRDRGDME; encoded by the coding sequence ATGGAAGAAAAAATAACTGTAAGCGTTATTAAAGCTGATGTTGGAGGATTGTGTGGCCATACAGTAGCTCCAGATGAACTTTTGGATACTTGTGAGTATGTACTTGAAAATGCAGTTGATGAATTGTTGATTGATTATTATGTTACACGATGTGGTGACGACATAGATTTAATCATGACCCACAACTTAGGAACCGATAATGATAAAATCCACGGACTTGCATGGAATGCATTCGAAGAAGCTACTGAAGTTGCAAAGGAACTTAAACTATATGGTGCTGGTCAGGATTTACTTGCTGAATGTTTTTCAGGAAACGTAAAAGGTATGGGTCCAGGATGCGCTGAAATGGAATTTGTTGAAAGACCAAGTGAACCTATTATTGTATTCTGCTGTGATAAAACAGACCCAACAGCATTTAGTCTTCCACTTTACAAGATGTTTGCTGATCCATTTAGCACCGCAGGTTTAGTCTATGACTCCTCAATGACTGGTGGATTTAGATTTGATGTATTGGATATGTACGAAAATAAACAGATTTCATTAAATACGCCAGAAGATCAATACTCATTATTGGCATTAATCGGAAACTTAGAAAAATATGCAATAAAAAGAGTATTTAGAAGAAAAGACAATGAAATAGCTGCAGTAGTAAGTTCAGATAAATTAAATAAAATTGCAGGAGAATATGTTGGTAAAGACGATCCTGTTGCAGTTGTAAGAGCTCAGAGTGGATTCCCGGCAGTTGGTGAGCTCTTGGAAGCATTCGCAAACCCACACTTTGTTCCAGGGTGGATGAGAGGATGCCACTGGGGACCATTAATGCCTGTAGGGGAAGACGATGCACTACCATCAAGATTTGACGGACCTCCAAGAGTTATGGCATTAGGATTCCAGCTATCAAAAGGAAGATTAGTAGGACCTAACGACTTATTTGCGGATAAAGGATTCGATAACGCAAGACAAAAGGCTTTGGACATGGCTGACATGATAAGAAGCATGGGGCCATTCCAACCAAATAGATTACCAGAATCAATGATGGAATACTCCTCAGTACCTAAAATCATGGAAAAATTAAAAGATAAATTCGTAAGCTTAGATGAACCTAAAAAATTGGATTGTGTAAGGGATAGGGGAGATATGGAGTAA
- a CDS encoding methanogenesis marker 5 protein, giving the protein MKKVFIFPPNSLILADLVERFGHKPLMINNVIGDKVRSAEIDSPPLNITDEDPKKGLRYAAVEVPSGVRGRMSLIGPLIDEAEAAVVMTKAPIGFGCVGCERTNELTKYLIRRKDIPVLNVKYPENDDEAKVIVKKIALFLKELEEEE; this is encoded by the coding sequence GTGAAGAAGGTGTTTATATTTCCACCAAACAGTTTGATATTGGCGGATTTGGTAGAAAGATTCGGTCACAAACCTTTAATGATAAATAACGTAATAGGGGATAAAGTAAGAAGTGCAGAAATCGACAGCCCGCCCTTAAACATTACAGATGAGGATCCTAAAAAGGGTCTAAGGTATGCGGCGGTAGAGGTACCTTCTGGAGTAAGGGGAAGAATGTCGTTAATAGGTCCTTTAATTGATGAAGCAGAAGCTGCAGTAGTTATGACAAAAGCCCCAATTGGATTTGGTTGTGTAGGGTGTGAAAGGACAAACGAATTAACAAAATATTTAATAAGAAGAAAAGATATTCCAGTTTTGAATGTTAAATACCCTGAAAATGACGATGAAGCCAAAGTAATAGTTAAAAAAATAGCTTTATTCTTAAAAGAACTTGAGGAAGAAGAGTAA
- a CDS encoding DUF2111 domain-containing protein, with protein MLKEDLKRGELKDILPIAYAVHMLVNKIPITMRSKEKPGVRIEKGKVVDDNYEGYVLKLAIESGDILRVTPTMGPYAGLPVIVVPIKDGDEVLGAIGAVDITAGIFEEVLLLARRPELSKFLPDEVFPK; from the coding sequence ATGTTAAAAGAAGATTTAAAAAGAGGGGAGTTAAAAGATATATTGCCTATAGCTTATGCCGTTCATATGCTCGTAAACAAAATCCCAATAACCATGAGGTCTAAAGAAAAGCCTGGGGTAAGGATCGAGAAAGGAAAGGTAGTCGATGACAACTACGAAGGCTATGTTTTAAAATTGGCTATTGAATCGGGAGATATACTAAGGGTAACTCCAACAATGGGCCCATATGCTGGACTCCCTGTTATAGTAGTTCCAATAAAGGATGGCGATGAAGTTTTAGGGGCTATTGGGGCGGTTGATATTACTGCAGGAATATTTGAAGAAGTTCTTTTACTTGCAAGAAGGCCAGAGTTATCCAAGTTTTTGCCTGATGAGGTATTTCCAAAATAA